The DNA sequence GTGTGTGTCACTCAGTGCAGCAGGGGGGCTGCCCGACTTCCCAGGGCCCAGAGGGCCTGCCCAGAGTCCCGAGGGGGCAGCACCTTCCCAGGGCCCAGAGGGCCTGCCCAGAGTCCAGAGGGGGCAGCACCCACGCGGGCCTGAGGTGGGGGAAAGGATTGGGTGAGCACCAAGGGCTCCTTTGTCAGACCCAGGAAGGATAGTGGGGGCAGCTACAGGAAGTGGGGGGGGTGAGGAGTTCCCTCCGGAATctctccccccacttccctcccctgcGCTTGCACAGCTCCTGCACATGCTCAGTGTGCCCACGAATTGGGTAGGCTGGGGGAGGGCATCGGCTGGCACCCCCACTTAAAGGGCCAGTGCCATCCTTGCTTACACCCAGCAGGAGCAGTGGGAACTGGCCCCCCTCTTCCCGCATCCTGATCACTTCACCTCAGACCCCCCTCTTCACTTCCTGAGGAtgccttctgccccctctctggACACAGGAGTTTCCACCTGAGCTGGAAGGAGTCCCTgatggggaagagaggaggaggtgggcaaGGGTACACAGAGGTGATGGGAAGCTTCGCTCCCGTGGAATGTATCTGCCTCTGTGGGCTTCCCTCTCCTGGCCCAGGTGACCAAGAAGATCCTGGAAAGCAAATGGGCATGAGGGAGGCAGACACTGAACATTTGTTCTAGAAAGGCCTGGAGAGGGAATGGGAATGTGTCTAAGCCCCAATTTCCCCAGCTGAGGAGGTGTGTCTGTtgtggcagaggtggggggggggggttgctgtaAAGTTGGAGCTTCTGTCACTGCTGCGGGGTAGAGAGAAGCCCAGGCCTCAGGACCAGGCAGCCAGAAAGGGGAAAAGGTGAGAGAAGCAAGAGGGGCCCACACTTGGCCACCACCTGTGGCAGAGCGACCCCCCAACCCCCGTGCTGCTcagccctggggctcctgggcacTGAGGCCAGGGAACCAGATCTGGGGAGGAGGGCCACTGAGTCTACTTCACCGACCCCTCTCAGTAAAGACACTTTCCTTGCTCACACTGTTTTTCTTGCCCCAGCCTTGGGAATATTAACCCAgcttgagagagagcgagagggtgcgagcctctctctctctttcgggGGTGGGGCGGACCAGCCGCAGCCCAGCCGTCTCCAGGCTCCTCGGCTTCCGCGCCAAGAAGGGCGGATCTCCTCACCTGGCCCGCCCAGCAGCTCTTGCCTACTCAGGGAAGCGCTGGCCCAAGCCGCCTCCAGGCCACACCCCCAGCACCTCTCCCTCCCgtcacacccctcccccaaccctcctgcAGCCCCCTCGGCAATCTCCTCACCCCTCCTCATCACAGCACACCACCGGGTAAACAACCTTGTCCAACCAGGCCCAACCTCTGCCTCTGGGCtcccaggctcctcactgaggaaTGCGGCAGCTAGGAGGCTGCCTGGGGCTGCCAGGGCCttgagggcggggtggggggctgccttCGGGTCCCCAGCTGGCACCGCAAGGAGGAGGGCAGGCTAGGTATTCAGAAAGCCTCTCCCACCTGCTCTGCACCTTGGATttcccatctgcaaagtggggacAGTGGTTCCTCTGGTCTTTCCTGAGCTGCTTGGGGATCAAAGAGAAGGGGGCTAAAATCTGCAGCAgaaccccatccccaccccaccccccgccccccaccagggATAGGAGATTCTGCTCTTTTCTTGAAAACTGTCCCTTCCTAGAATCAGTTCTCTCCTCGCTTCCCTTGCTGAAGGCGCTGGCAAGGCCTGGGTGTGGCAGGGCAGAAATGAAAGTTGTCCAGACACACAAGGTTCGTCAACATTTCCATCTCAGCGGCTCAGAGGCCCGAGCCCTTCTGTTGCTGAATGTGGCATGTCAAGATGAGCCTTCCTGGAATGGAAGCTAGGTTGGGCTGGCCAGGTCTCCGCCCCTCCCCACACATGGGGTGTGTGGCCAAGGGACACAGGCTCATGGGTGAGTTGGCTAACTTCCCTCTCCACCACCCCAGCCTGAACTCGGCAACCAATATGGACGCGGGCACAGTGATGCTAGTGACCCCGGTGTCTGGGGAAGGGTGGTctgcaggggcggggtgggggatggtggtggtgctggATGAGTTCATTTCAGAACCCAGTACTACCTGGCGCGGGGCTGGGACCTGCATTGTCCCAGCTAACTCAGCTGTCGATATCGCAGACAGGTGAGGGGCTCACCTCGGAGGGAATGAGGGAAGGGACCACACAGGTGACTAGGCTAAGAGAAGCAGGAGGCACAGAGCGGAAGTGAGCAGTGGGAAAGCCAGGCCACCAGCTCTGCTAACCCCAGCCCGCCCAGGGCTTTTTTTCCATTAGGAGAAAAcctcccttggggcacctgggtggcttagctggctAAGGGTCCcacccttgatttcggctcaggtcacggtctcagggtcgtgggagcCAACCCTGCATCTAGGTCCCCACTCAGAGCGGAGTGTACTtagtcctctccctctgcccctcctacttaTGCATgcgtgtgcattctctctctcaaatcaataaaatctttttttttaaagattttatttatttatttgacaagcagagatcacaagtagacagagaagcaggcagagagagagaagcggaagTAGGCTCAGGGAGCAtgatgatgcagggctccatcccaggatcctgggatcatgacctgagcctaaggcagcggcttaacccactgagccacccaggcgcccccaaatcaataaaatcttaaaaaaaaaaaatgtagaaaacgTCCCTTGAGGGCATACTTGTAAGTGCCCTTCCAGGAGGTAAGGGGACaaaagtgatgatgaacatcctGCCCAGCCACTGACTTCGAGGTATGGGCCCAGGGGGCTGCCAAGGACAAAAGGAGACGCAAGCTATCCGGCTTGGCCCTCCACGCTATGGGGAGGACAGGGAGAATGCAGGGAGCCTGGGAACAAAGCCTGACCGAAGCCCTCCTAAGTCCCAGCTCTCTCCCCTCCAGGGACACCCGCAGCTCCTCACAGCCATCTGGCATCTTAAGTCAAGTTCTGGCCCAACCCGGTGGTTCCTGAGCGCCCCCTCCCCTTGCCTCATCCTCTGTAATACCTTCAGAGCAGCCTGATTGTTCCTGGACACATAGAGCAGAATTCAGGCATCCTGGAGGTCTCGGTGGTTCCCCAGTACAGAGGTGTGCTGGCCTCTCAGGCTTGGGGAAAGGCAGGGATTGGGACCACAGGCCCAAACCTCTCTAGGACACAGTATGCTCTGATTCTCAGAGCAGCCCCAGTGAAATCAATCCTAGCCACTCCCATTTGGGCTCGTGAAaatcctttaatttctttgtgaAAAATAATAAGACATCAAAGACCAAATTACAGAAATGACCAGGTGGAAGGCTGAACATACTTTCACTGTTCTCAGGGGCCACAGAGGGGCCGGAAGTGGTTTTCATCTGTCACCTGCCTCCCGGAGCCCCAGTTGGCCCCAGCGTGTACTGAAACAGGACCTGATCCTGgcgcgggggttggggggatgtcCCCCCACTAGGTGCCTGGCTCCCCACCGGGGCCGCCGCCCTCTCGGTTCCACCTGGCATTCTCCTGCCGCAGCCGCTGGTTCTCTGTCCGGAGCCTCTGGACCTCGGCAGCCAGCTCCTCCACCTGGCGGCAGGGCTGCTGGCCGGCGCACCCCTGCAGCTGCTGCAGCCTCCGGGTCTCCTCCTCGGCCTGAGACAGCCGCCTCTCCAGATCTAGGTAGTCTCGAACCAGCTCCTGCTTGCTGCGGCCCTGCAGGCTCTCCGTGTGGTAGCGCTCGTAGGCCTCCGAGAAATCCCTCTGCTGGAACTCGCCGTGAGCGCGGCCCCGGCCGTCGGCTTCCCCGGCCTCGCTCTCCCCGCTGGAGCCTGGGTGGGAGGCCCCGTGGGGCACCTCCAGGTCTGGCTCCTCAGGGTCGCGGTCGTTCATCAGAAACTGGGTGGTGTTGTAGGGCGCCACGGGCTGGCCTTTGGCAAACATCTCCTCGCGCACCCGGGAGgccctctggctctgcctctcaTCCCGCTGCTGCTTCTCGGCCCAGCTCAACTCCAGGTAGGGCCGCCAGTGGCGTTTGCGCTTGGAAGGCCTCCGGCGGTGCTTCTTCCGGCCCAGCACGGCTTCCACCGAGCTGCCCCcggggttctgggtccgggagccCCTGCTGATCCAGCCCAGGCCACTGCCAGCCCCGGTGGGATCTTCCTCCTCTGAGTGGCTCTCTATCCGGGGTGTCAGGGGCAGGGCACTACCAGGGTCATGAGGCTCAGGGGGTGTTGGGGGGCTCCCAGGAGCACCAGGGGTCTAAACAGAGAGGACAAGGAAGAGCGAATCAGACAACCTGTCCCTGGCGCCTGAAGCCTTCTGCAACCACCCGGCCTGAAACTGACCTTCCCACAGTTGACGTGGGGTCCCTCTCTAGCCTCTCGCCCTCTGCAACTCTTTGTTGGTTTATGGGCTCCTGTCTGCCCCCCGCCCCTCACCCAGCCCTTCTCAAGGGAACTCATGAAAAGAGTGGACATTCTGCCTGTGTGCCTCACTCCGGAATGGCAGTGCCTCTAACAGCAGGCGTCCCGGGCCTCACAGAGGAGGCCTACCATAAATACGGTGGGgatgaagacagagaagaaggagACAGGATGGGCAGTGGCTCCTGCTGCATTTGCTTGATGAGCCCTCTTTCTAGAAAGAAAGTCCGTCTTTCCAACGGACTTGGTTTTGTGGGTAAGCAACCTCAGGGCCCCTCACCCCCCATTCTGCTTGGAAAGGCCCTGTGCTTTGCTTTATGCTCTGCTTTAAGTTCTTGTCTTGAACTTCTTAACAGTTTTTGAGTAAAGAACACTTTACACTGAGCCCGACAAATTACGTCACCCATCTTGCTTCGAGCTATGTGCATGGCTGACTCTTCAGGGCTTGGTGCCAATGTCACCTCTTCAGAGGGCCACGCCCCCCCCAACTACCCTATCTAAAGATCCCATCTTCCTTTCCCAGGGACACTGCCATGTGACCCAGTTCACATCCCACACAGCATCTACCACAATACCATTTACCATCTGTCTTCTTCCTATAAGAATGTGTCTTGTCTGTCCAGTCCACCACTGTGTCCCTCTGCATGGCCCAAGGTGAGAGCTCGATGAACAGGTTAAAGGACATAAAGCTCACAccggacagaaaaaaaaaaaaaaaaaaagacactgggacACGAGACACTCCTTTCCGTTGGTCTAGGGTCAAGAAGATGGAATGTATTTTTTCCAAGCAGAAGCTGGTATCAGTTCTTGAAATAAGCAGCAGGAAAGAGGCCCTcgatagagagaggaagggtgaaCCTCCAGTCTGCAGCAGAGAGCATTCTAGAACTTATCTAGGAGGTGGAAAGGATTCTCTCAAGACAGTGTGTGTGCAAAGCATCTGTTTATCTCCGTCGTGGTAAGGGTGGGAGCActcggggtgggggatggggaatgaATTGCTCTCTGTCTGTGGTTTGGGAATTCTAATAATAACCGCTACCATTGGCATGTTGATTTACGATGCACACCACGGGTCAGACACACCCGAGCACAGGTCCAGACACTGTGGGGGGGGGTGCAGCCCTGTAGGAGCTGGAGGGgtgttgtgtgtgtttgggaggcCCTGGGGTTCTCATCTTCATCTGGGATGGGGTATGTCAGAGTGTGTGAGGCGCTGGTGTGTATGTTGTCTGTGTTGTACTGTTACTTCACCTACAGGGAGATCGTCAATCGGGAACAGTCCTTGTCTCCACCAATGTCTTGAGCCAAGTGAGACAGGACTTTTGGCCCACACCAGAAGGGGCAAGGCCCCTGGCAGTGCCAAGACAAGGTGgcttagtgctcgcttcggcagcacatatacaagaCAAGGTGGCTTGTGTGCGCACAATCATTCACCTACCCCCAGCCCTCAGCACGTGTCACCTAATGATCCTTCCCCTCACCCAAAccacccctgcccctcagccccaAGTGCCACCTCCCTCCTGAAGGCTTGTCCCTTCATTGCCATTCCCACTACTGCGGATAAACTATGTGATCTGGGTGAGTCACCTGCCCTCTCTGAACCTCTAACCCCAACATGTCATGAACTCCAAGTTAAACAACTCCAGAAAACACTGGAAGGGGCTACATAAGGTGGGTTAGAGGAGCTGAGTCCCCTCCTCACATACATGGACTTGTAAACTCTGGGAGAATAGGCAGCGTGGGGAGCAGGAAGAGAGCATGGGCAGAGAAGGTCTGGGTTGCTGTTGCCAGATCGGAGGGTGACCATTCCCGATACAACccgtctctcactgtctcctgGATGCTCTGTgaaccccaacccccaccctaaTTTATGAACCAACCACTCAAACTCTTTTCCCTACGTCAGACTTGGTTCTCAGCCTTAACAAAATACAAGGCAGGGTTCCGGTGTCAGAAGGCCCTAAGTTTAAACCGTGGATCTTTTTGTTCGTTGGCTGCATGAATCTAGAAAAAGGTATTTCAGCTCTGTTAACCTTAGCTTCTTTGAAATGGATACAGTAATTCCTATCTTGAAGGGCTGCTAAGGATTTCATGAGACCGCACAGATTTGGCATCCTGGCCAGCACACAGTAGGAACTCAGTTAGAAATACTGGTTTTCCAGATTGGCCAACACATCTGAGACAAGCGACCAGGATCCCAGTGGGCAGGATCCACGACAGGGCACTCAGGTGGTTGGGAAGGTAGGGCTTACCTTGGCCTCCTCCAGGGCGGCTGTTGACTCTGTGTTACAGTTGGTCTGGCTCGAAGTAGACACCTTcttctgctcccaatctttcagCAGATGCTTCTAACTAATGACACCAGCCTTAAATAACAGAAAGCTAAGTCTTAAAGGAGAATTTTCAGGAAGGCTGGCTGCTCAGGAATTTTTCACCAAGGCAGAAGCGGCCATTTTGTAGCACCAGACCCACACAACTTCATTATGAAATGCAGGCCCTCAGGCCTCCACTCCCGGGGTTTTCACACCTCTAGCCAGCAAAGGGCCATCCTCCCAGTCCTGTCCCTCAGGCCCCAGGCCAGGGCTTACATTCTAGGCTGTTCTTCTGGAAGTCACAGAGACTCAGGCTGGCAATTAGGACGCTAGTCCTGAGCTTTGCTCCCCCAGCAACCAAAGGGGTAAAGAGAGGCAAAGATACAGCAAAGACCTGAAGAGGCTGGTAGTGGAGGGCggtcagtggctggaacaagaaaATATGTAGCAGGCTTTACAAGGGGTTCTTTCCTCACTGCCTCCAGAGGTCGCAATCCTGACAGCACCCCGCCCACCCCCCTTAGGCTGGGGCTCTCCAAGCCAGCACCTCGAGAAACACAGACGTGGTCTGGGCCCGGCCGGGGGCTGAAGCCTTATCATCTCCTGGGCCTGGCCTGTCTCCCCATCCTTCCTCTCAGCACGGGAaacagaggaaaggggaagaagtCTTCACACTACATGCGGCTGGAAGGGAAGCCCAACTGGAATAAGGATGGATTCCTTGGATGAGGGAAAGTGGTCCGAGAAAGGAGATTTTGCAAAGGCGGAACTGACCTATTTGCTGTCAAGGACTATGCACACGACTATCTATATCTGTGTGTCTTTCTGTGCGACCGACGGCCTGTCGGTGCAGCTCCCAGTGCCTCAGCCCTACTTCTTGCTGCAGTTGCAGCAGCTCTGGTCAAACCGCTCGGGGAAGAaggcggggagagggggaagacaGCCTGGAAGCGCGGCGCCTGCTGGGGATTGTAGTTCTTCTAGTTTGGGAAGCCGGATGAAGAGCCTGTCACGACCACTGCCAGACTGAGAACTACAAAACCCATCTGCTCTTGCGCGAGCAGCGTCCCGCGCTCACCGATGCCTTCTCTGATTGGTCAAACCGCCTGCCAATATTTTCACTTTCGTCAACGATTAGCTGTGCGGAAGCACAACAAACCCCGCCTTCCGAGATCAATTAAAGAGTTCATTGATGGCGTTAATCTTTACGGGGCAGAAAATAGATCCGGCTGAGAGGGGCGGGGCTGTGGGTGCGGAGGGATCCTCGGCCTAGAGGAAGGCGACGAGAAGGATCGGTGGCCGCCGCCGCCATTTTGGGCTGGGAGGAGGCAGCGGAGGGACTCGCTGCGCAGTGAGAGCACCCCATGGGGGGTGGTCCGGGCGCGGGGAGAGGCCGGGCCAAGTGCGCTGCTTGAAGTGGTGGCGCCGGGAGACGGCGGGGAGTGGGACCGGGGACCGGGGGTGGGTGAAGGTTGGAGTCTTCCCGGCCGGGCCCTGCCCTCAAACTGTCCCGGCAGCCCCGCAGCCTCGCCTCGCACAGACGGCGGGGTTTTGGGCAATTACCGCGTGTTCCCCGAGACCCCAGTTGGGGAGAGACCAGGTGAAACGACTCCCCTCTGTGCTTTACACGGGGGGGCGCAGATCCTGAGGCCGAGCTTTGCCaacttcttccccacccccatgcgGCCTGGGTATGGTGGCGGGGCCCGGCGTTGCGGGGCCTCCGCTTCAACGGGCGAGGTGGGGGCGACGCCAGATTCCAAAGAGTGTCGCCGCGGGGGAGGGCGGAGGGCCCAGCTCTGGCCCCGCGTCCTTCTGGCGTGGCAAACAGCAGGAGGCCCCGAGGGCAGAGAGCCGGGTGCGCCCCCCCCCCTTCCCACATCCTCCCGTATACACCAGGGCCGTCCCGCGGCCCGGGCTTCGAGAAGGAACAGCCTCCTTCCTACAGTAGCAACCACTAATTCCCCCTGGAACTAGGTAGATATGAGGCTCGTGGAAACCTTCAGAAGCCCAATGCTTGGAAATCTCTGAGGGCTCTTGCCCTCAAGATTTTTTTCCAGCCCTGATTCTCCGAACGACCTGACCTGGCACATCCCCAGCCCGTTTGGGAAACTCCAAAAATGTGCTGTTGGCACTTCTCTTGAAAGTTTACACCAAAGAGGTGTTGAGTTTTTGCCCTTTACAGGATGGGGGGGGCACAAAATAACTGAGGGGTCGTGGCTCTGGGAATAAAAATGGAGTGGCCCATTTCGGATGCTTCAGGAACATCTGTGTGCGTTTTGAAATCTGAGCCATGACTTTTACCAAAacttttggagaaatggctgctCTCCCTAGAGGAAAAAACGAACTAATTCCAACGTAATCTTTATAAGACTACAAATTCTTTCCAGTTTAAAGAACTTTTCTCCCACAAACTAAGCAAAATGGGGAGACTTGGCCACCGGTGCATTGTTACTAGGGAACCTCTATTTTGAATTTCCAAGTAATTGAAAAATCACTTCTGTggatcccagatgttaccaagatGGAAATTGCAGTTTTGAGCTACTTCATATTTATAGTGTTTCGGAGGTGAGGGAGacatgctttgaaaaaaaataaacactcaaCCTTATATTAACAGCTGTAGCAGCTTAAGGATTGAAGTTTGatgtgaaattattattattatttttaaatattttatttatttatttgacacagagagagatc is a window from the Neovison vison isolate M4711 chromosome 5, ASM_NN_V1, whole genome shotgun sequence genome containing:
- the HEXIM2 gene encoding protein HEXIM2 produces the protein MFAKGQPVAPYNTTQFLMNDRDPEEPDLEVPHGASHPGSSGESEAGEADGRGRAHGEFQQRDFSEAYERYHTESLQGRSKQELVRDYLDLERRLSQAEEETRRLQQLQGCAGQQPCRQVEELAAEVQRLRTENQRLRQENARWNREGGGPGGEPGT